The Arcanobacterium pinnipediorum genome includes the window TTTTTAAGTGTTCGGCTAAGTTGTTGGATTTCTTGGGGCATGAAGTCCTGGCTGGTGTGGTTGATGAGTTGATCAAGCATGGTTTGAGCGGTGGTGATGTTGTCTTGAGCGTAGAAATTTCGGAGGCGTTCTTTGACACGGTAAGCGATAGCGACTTCACCATGAGGGTCTCCTAAGCGTAAAAGTGATTCGATCCGATGTTGTGTTTTATCGGTGAGTTTTTCTTGTCCGTAGACAAGTTGGCGTCTTATACGGTAGAGCGGGTCGGTTTTTCGTCCGCGGTGTCCAAGTGTTTGTTGTTGAACACGCCGGCGTACACGATCAAGGGCTCGGTTAGCTAATGTGATGACGTGGAAGTGGTCAGCGACTTGGGTAGCGTGTGGTGTGACCACGTTGAAAACAGCCCGGTAGGCCGGGCTCATATCGAGTGTGGCATAGCTGATTCCTTGTTTCCAATAGGTAGGGAAGCGGTGAAGGAAACGGGCAACCTCAACATAGTTACGGCTTGGAATAATATCAATGATCTGGTGGTTGGCTACATCGCATAGCGTGGTCACATATTGGGTAGGGCGTTTGTTCAAACGAACGAAACTTGTCTCGTCAAGACCGATTGCAGGAGTTTGAGATAAACGTTTACGATCAGCATCAAGTAAGGCCTGCCCGTAGACGGTCACGGTATGGTTAATCGTGTGCCAATCACAGCCCAGCTCGGCAGCGACTTCACTTATTGTCCGTCCCATTCCTACTTGCCTGGTCGCCCATTTAGCTGCCCTGGTCGTTAACCGACAGTGTCTACTAGCAATGCGTTTGTCCTGGCTTGTCCATGACCCCATATCGCATTGATGGTTAGGACAATACCAGCGGTGTTTACGCCAGATCAAACCCATGGGGCGTCCGTAAACGGGCAGATCGATATAAGGAACTCGTGGCCTATCCTTGACTCGTGCCCGTACCTTGCATCGAGGACACACCACGGTGTTAAGATCTTGCTCGATCTCGATTGACTGGTGTGGTCCGTGACGATGATAAGCCACAGGCACAACATCTTTTAAACTCAGCAAACGAGCCACGATTACGTTAGGATCAGAACTGGTGAAGATAGTTTCAGGTTTTTTGCTCACACTCTAAGCATGAACTATCTTCACCACTTTCACATCCCCTAACCCCGCCAAAATCCGAAGAGCCGGTTTGATGTCTCGCTCCATTTGTCCGCTTTTGAGGTTTGCGGTTTCGCGAAGTTGCGGGTTTAATCCAGTTCCTAGCCTTTAGAACTTCGAGTTGGGTTTGTGCCGTTATTCAGGTCTGCCCTCGGGGCACAGGCCACTGCAATAGCTGTTTTTTACGTGACACATCTGCCGAGAAACGAGCTCGATCATCAAGAAACCAGAGTACTCTGTCTCGAAACTGGGGAATACGGGGTGATGTCCCCATATATGGGCCTATCGCCCCGTATACCCCGGTTTTGGAACGGCTTGAGGTCTTATTTGGGAGAGAGAAGCAGGTTACCAAGCGGTGGATTACGTCACATAGCTAAACCAGTCTCAGTTGGCAGGAAAGATTGTGGATAACTTTCTTGAATTGTGACCAGAGTTTGATACATTTGCGTCATGTATAAGGTAAATCTTTCATCAAAGGCTCGTTTCGCCGGTGTAGTGTTATCACTGATAGTTGTTCTTGGTGGTTGTTCGTCGAGCAGCGAGACTATGGATCAGCCAATGCCAGTAGATCCGGCGCACTCGAGCGCAGAAAAGGATAGCGGGTATAAGATTCCGCCTCGTCCTGTTGTTGAACCATTGGTAGATCCAGAATTGACGGGTGATAATCGCAATGATGCAATTATCGTCGCACGACATTTTGTACAGACGTATCCGTATATGTTGAAAACTGGTGATGTTTCGTATTGGCAACGCTATTCCGCACCAGAGTGTGAATTCTGTCAGGAAGTTTTAGCCTCCACCGAGCGACGAAATAAAAGCGGTGCTTGGATCGATGGGGATATAGCATTTCTTGAACAAGTTAATGGGATAGTTGATGAGAGCCAGGCCAAGTATGAAATACAATTTCTTGTTGAGCGTACTGGTGTAGTACAACATCTTTCAGAAGGTGACGAAAGTGTAACTGATGAAAAATACCATGTCGTTGTCTCATTGGAAAAGAAGGAAAACTGGCTTGTGACACGATTCCAGATTGGGCGACCTGAGGGCTTTACTGGAGGTATAGGGTGAAGGGGTACCTCGTCGGAATACTCGTGTTAACGATTCCGTTCAGTCGATCGTCGGATGAAGTTGATAGCTGGAGGAATCAGATAATCGCGGATTCAGTGTATGTCGAAGGATCTTCAGACTATTTGGGTTCTGTATCCGAAGGAGCTGATAGAACAGAACCGATAGCCGATTTTGTTGAACCCATTTTTGTGCCACCGAGTTATACACTGGCGGATTTTTGTGCCCGAGTCCCGATGCCAGAAGGTATCCCAATTGGATTTGGTTTAGGAAATCTTGCTGAACTCGAACGGCAACGTGACCAGATATGCGCTGAAGATCCTGATAATTCCCCATCACTAGCAGAAATTTCCGAAGCATTCAAAGACCAAGCCAGCGCGGTAATTAATGGTGGCCAGCTACAAAATCAACCAGCGAATGTAGCTCTCCTTCTCAACAAAGAAACCTATTTCTCTAGCACGGCAGCTAGTCATAGCGCCGCGCTCAATGTAGCTGGTCATAGCATCTCAATCAAGCTCACGCCGACGTCGTATCACTGGGATTTTGGTGATGGCGAGGAACAAAAAACAGCCTCAGCTGGCGGGATCTGGCCAGATGGTCAAGTACGCCACGCTTACCAGCGCAGTGGCACCTATCAGCCGGCTGTGACTGTTACATGGTCAGCCATCGCGCAATTACCGTCAGGAAGCTGGGTACCAGTGCCAGGAATTGGTTATACGCGTGTTTTAGGCCAGGAATTAGTCGTCAACGAAGCTCGAGCAGTTCTCACTTACAATTCGCGCTAAACTACAATCGTGGACGCAAAAAATAATCCCCCAGAGAAAGCCGAAGATACGTCGGCAAAATTATCCCCCGAAGAGCTCAAGGCCTTGAAAGCAGCTCAAAAAAGGTATTTCTTCTATGCGCTGATAGCAGGTCTCGTTCTCCTTGTTTTAGGAGTCTATGCCGGGCAAAACTTTGCTCGATCGACTTCTGGAGACATGATGCCAGTAACAACCGTCAGCGACCATTTCCATGGAGTAAGTGAATGCTAGGTAAGAAAAATTATCCCCATTTCCTTAAAAACTCTGCAGGAGTCATGCCGGCTACCGCGAGCAAAATTGCTGGAGATGAGGAAAAATGGATAGCTGCATGGACCACAGAGATGGCTCTAGTCTCGTCTGATGGGCAACGGCAAATATATGAATGGTATGAGTTCGAGACCGCATCCTGGGATGAAGATACACGTATTCTTTCGATGACCTTCGTCGAACCCGGAACCGAACCTATAGCGATCAAACTTGGCAGCGATGCTAACGATTCGATGCTGACAATGATTCACGAGCGAGTTGAGCGATCGATCGTCTGTCAAGGTTTCGCCGATCTGCCCTCAGGAGGCGTTGCCAGGGGACAAGTACGCAGACGCGCAGATGAAACTCTCTTCATTCAAATTATCGTCGACCACGAACCTCTGGCAACCGATTTGCCAGCGTTAAACCAGCTCGAAACTGAGTTACGAGATATGGTCGGCCTAGAGAGCTAATCGCGGTATAGCAACAAAAACTCCTGTTCGCTTTGTGATGGACCTTACAAAATGGGCTAAATTGCGATTTTGAATTTGCATCCAGAATAAACACCGTCTATAGTTTTTGGAGTCGCCTTCCCGCATAGCTCAATGGCAGAGCATTCGACTGTTAATCGAAGGGTTGCTGGTTCGAGTCCAGCTGCGGGAGCCAGAATAAAACGCCTAGCATACAAGCTAGGCGTTTTCGCTATGATGGAGCATAGATTCACCCGCGTTTGCCCCAGCCACGCTATTCTCGCAAAAGATGCGCTACGAGATGCACGAACTGTCACTAACGGTTCGTTAAAATATTCCGTAACCTCTGGCGTGCCGATAAAATAATGCATTGTTGCAACAATAGCCCAGCATAGAATCTGCTCGGCTCGCAACCATGTGCGCTAGTATCGATCGATAGCTCACACTTATAGTACGAAAGCTGGAAATTAGCGGCTCTTCGCGTTTTAGCGGGGTGAAACGTTGTTACTCGGTGGGTTTACTGGCCTAGTATCAGGTGCTGGTGTAGTGATTTTAAAGTTAGCAGCTGTGTTTTCGTTGGCGTTAATGTGGTGGTGATGAGATTTTTAGTGGCCCGGAATAACTATATAAAAGTAAGCAACATACATTGTCTTTGTTAACCCGTTGGTGTTAGTGCGAGCAACACTCGATGATAGAAAATGCCTTGTGATCTTCTCACTGGTAAACAGGTTACACGAAGATATTATGCAGCAGTCTCCAGTTAGGTTTACCGGCATACAGTAATGCACGAATGCGATAGTTGTTGAAATTCGTGAACCCAAATCCGATACGTTTAATACGTTTGATGAGATTGTTTAACGCCTCGGTGATGGAATTAGAAAGATGCGTTTGATGATACGCCAAGATTTGAAGCTGCCATCGTTGTAGCGTGCGTCCTAGCTGCTGAATTTCTGGGGGCATAGCCACATCCAGGCATGTTTGTATCAATTCTGCAAGCATGGTGGTCGCAACACCAAGATCTGTTTGCTGATAAAACTCTCGTAAGCGTTCTTTTATCCGATACGCAATCGCTACTTCAGCGTGAGGATCTCCTAACACAAGCATGCTTTCTAGACGCTGGACCATTGCTGGCAGTAGTTTTTCACTACCATATGTCAGTAAACGCCGAATCTTGTATAAAGGATCTTTTTATGCCCACGGTGTCCCAAGGTCTGATTTTGTACGCGTCTACGTACAGTATCTAACACACGATTGGCTAACGTAATCACATGGAAATGATCAGCTATTTGAGTTGCCTGGGGTAATACCACGTTATACACAGCACGGTATGTTGGGCTCATGTCTAAAGTGGCATAGCGGATTCGTGCTTTCCAAGCGTTGGGCTGGTCTTTTAAATAGCGGGCTACGTCTATGTAGTTACAGCTTGGGATAATATCAATGATTTGATGATGCTCGACGTCACATACCGTAGTGACATAACTTGTGCGGTGTCCTTGTATGCGAACGAAACTTGTTTCATCAAGCCCGATTGCGTGAGTCTTGTTTAAACGCTTACGGTCTGCTTGTAGTAACACTTGACCATACATAGTTACTGCATCATTGACTGTGTGCCAAGAACAACCAAGTTCAGCTGCGACTTCGCTAATTGTTCGTCCCATGCCTACTTGCTGGGTCGCCCATTTAGCTGCCCTGGTAGTCATCTGGCAACGTTGAGCAGCAATACGTTTATCTTGACTTGTCCATGAACCAACATCACATGCAACGTTTGGACAATACCAGCGGTGCTTACGCCATAACAAGCTCATAGACCGACCATAGACAGGTAAATCTATATACCGTACTCTTGGCCTTTCTTTAACGCGTGCAAGACTTTCACAACGTGGGCATGTTGGTCTCTTAAGGACTTGTTCAATTTCGATTTCCTGTTGAGAGCCATGACGGTGATACGCCAAGACGCGAATATCTTTCAAACTCACAAGCCGAGCAAGAATTACGGTAGGATCATAAGCGGTGAAGGTACGTTCAAGTTTTTGATTCACACTCTAAGCATGAACTACCTTCACCACTTCTGCATCTCCACACCCCGCTAAAACGCGAAGAGCCAAATTAGCCTAAATCAGCGTAGACTAAGACATGTAAGAGAAGAAAACTAGCCAGCAGGAGGTGAAAAAATGAAGAAGTTCAAGAACCTATTCCGTGCACGCGAAACCTCAAATGCACTCATCGTTGAAGCTCGGGCAAAAGATGTCGATTACGCAATCGATTCCCGCACATGGTAAAGAGCAATGCTCATAAGAAGGCGCACAATGGGGTGCGCATTTTTTATGCCCAAAACTACTCTTATGTATGCGAGAATAGCCCACTAGAACGTGTTACGTGCGTGGAAAGCAAACTAGAGGCAAATACCGATCGCAAAACTGACCAGCGTCGATTAGAGACATTTTGCAGACAAATTAGCCCTTCGAGTTTAAATCTGGTTAGAGGAAGATGTTGGTGCGGAGTCACCAGTTGAATTTGCCGGGCTATTGGACATTGAGTGTTGTTGTTGTGTTTGGTTTTCGTTGTTGTAGCGCGTGAAAGTGCGTGTTTTAGTTTGTTGGGGTCAACTAAGTGGTTGGACAAAATGTGTTGCTGGACGGGCGGGTTTTCGTTGTTGTAGCGCGTGAAAGTGCGTGTTTTAGTTTGTTGGTGTTGTGTTCATTGTATGAACACTTCTTTATGTCCTATATGTAGCAGTAAAATGATTCGTCATGGTCGTACGAGCCGGGGACGGCAGCGTTGGCGGTGTAAAGCGTGTGGGGTGAGATCTTTAAACAGTATTGATTCGACTGCTAAGCATTTACAAGAGTTCCTTCGATGGCTGTTAAGCGGTCAAAGGCAACGAGACATGCCTGGGCACGGCAGATCATTTCGTCGACGCTGTAAAGATTTATGGTCTATCTGGCCGCTTAGTCCTGTGGTTGACGAGGTTCATGATGTTGTTTTTGTTGACGGGATTTATTTAGGGCGTCAAGCGGTGGTGTTAATTGCTTGTAGTCAAAATTATGTCCTGGGATGGTATGTAGCCCGACGGGAAACTACCCGGGCCTGGAGCGCTTTATTGCAACGTATCGCTCCTGCACGGGTTGTGGTCAGTGATGGGGTAGTGGTTTTGCTAAAGCGTTACGACTTACCTGGCCAACAACACGGCATCAACGCTGTACTTTCCATGTGTTTACCCAAATCAAGCAAGCAACAACTACTCGGCCTAAGCTTCAAGCTTCTATCGAACTATACGATTTAGGAAAAGAACTTATCCGTGTTGTTAACAAAGAACAAGCTATTACCTGGATAACGAAATATGTTCAATGGGCTAGTGACTGGGAAGATTTCCTTAACGAGAAAACTCTCACTCCAACTGGCTGGTGCTACACTCATCAACGTCTGGTCAAAGCACGTAAAATGCTGAACAAACTCATCAAACAAGGACTACTGTTCACCTTTTGTGACCCGGTATGGCAAGTATCGATCCCCTCAATGAATAATCGTATTGAAGGAGGGGTTAACGCTTCCTTGCGCTATATGCTCTACCAGCATCGAGGAATGTGTTTAACGAGGAGAATTAAAGCAATTTTCTGGTGGTGTTACATGCATACGGAGCACCCTTTATCCCCAGCGCAAATCCTCCAGACCATGCCAACAGACCGTCAGATCAACAATGCTTGGCACGCTGCTCGCCTCGAACACCAAACAAACCAAATACCCCAATGGGGAGACGCTATAGTCTGGAGCGAGCTACACTACACAACCCCCTACCACAACACCTGGGACTAACCCCCAGCAACACATTTTGTCCTATAGTCCAATTTGCCGGTGTGGGTAGTGCACTGATGTGGTAGTTAGCCTGCATGGTAGTTCCCAGAACCTGAGGCTTTGGTGTTTAATCTGAATTCTGATTGCTGGTCCATGGGTGGGGTGCAACCCACCTTTCTTACCTTTCTTTCCCACTTCTGAGCATCTCGTCCAGACAGCCGGTCATCCTGGCCGCCATATCATAGCCATTATTGACTGCTACAGCCAGAAAAGTAGTCCGAAAAACAGCACAATCTGGTCAATAAGCCCATCAACACCTTTTAGCCTGCCTGCCTACTCTCAACAATCTATTTAAGTAATCGTAGCCGGCCAAACGAACCTGATTCTATTCTAAAATGTCGGTTTTTCAGGGTTGGTGGTGAGGTTTACTTGTCGCAAAACCGGGGTATTTGGGGCGATGTCCCCGTATATGGGGACATCGCCCCAAATACCCCGGTTTCGGCACAACTTATAGTCTTATCGAGGCTGAATTCAGGATGAACAATAGTTGGAATGGGTTTATCGAGGGCGACAGCCAGTAGCAGGTGATGTTTGGATGAGATATTAGCGAGTTAGAGTGGAGTTTATGGAGAAAATAGCGGAATCCATGAAGAAGACTGCGGAATCCATGAAGAAGACTGCGGAGTTCATGAAGGAGCAAGAGAGCTAGTATGGAATTTGGAAGGATTGCTTGGCAGTTGAACTGAGATTCGGAAGGATTGCTTGGCAGTTGAACTGAGATTCGGAAGGATTGCTTGGCAGTTGAACCAAGATTCGGAAGGATTGGTTGGTAGTAAAGCTGAGCTAATATAGAAAGCGGCTAAAAATATGTTGTCGCCCACGCACTCATGCTTTCCATACACTCACGTTTATCAATGAACTGGGTTAAAACGCATCTTTTAGCGTATCCATGCCACCATAACGCATTGGAGATTTGAGTAATACACGCGATGGTGAAACCAAAATACGCATATTTCAAAATTTACTTGACGAGAAATGTTTATGGTAGGATACGAAGAGGTGGAAGTAGAGTCAGATTTTTGATCCCACGTCATTCTTGATTCTACTTCCACCGCTTTTATTCGCCACTCCTTGCTAAAATGCGAAGCATCAATAATCTGAATAACTTGAGCAATTCCCGACTATAAAGTCTGGCAGATAATCTCAATAATGCGAGCAATTCCCGACTATAAAGTCCGGCAGATAATCTCAATGGTGAATGTGGAGTGAAAAGTTGAGCTATGGAATTGCCTTGGCCCTAAGCCCAGACCTCCGTAGGTAAGACCCAAACCACAGCGAGTAAGACCAAAACCACAGTGGCTAAGCCCAAAACCTGCAACCCCTAGCCCAAACTGCAGTCTCAACCCAAAACCTCAGCGGCTACGATTTTGCGCCTCTGCAAGAGCCTCTGGATCTGGCCGATCGCGCCAGGTGCGGATAGCGCCAACAACTAGTAGCCACAGGCCAGAGATCCACCATGGAATGGTTAGGGCGAGTGGAGCAGCTGGGTAAAAACCCACCCAGATCGCTGTAGAAGCCACCCAGATAACAGCAGCGAGAGCATTTAGCATACGTAGATGCTTGACGCGGAATGGATGGATCCATTTCCACGGAATCAGAGCCAGAATTGAAAACGTCAAAACAACGATCCAATTAAAGATCATGTTGGTTCCAAATAGCCATAAAATGATGCTCACGACGTTCCACGCGGCAGGGAAACCTACGAAGTACCAATCAGTAGACTTCATTCGCGTATTTGCGTAGCAGAACATAGAAGACATGGCAGCCAAAGCTGCAGCAATAATACCGAAGGTTTCGCCGCCAAATGGTAGAACTTGGGACATGAAGATGACCGGAATCAAGGTCCAGCTCATATAGTCAACGATATTATCCATCATGACACCGGAGAACCACGGAATAACTTCAGTGATCTTCACTTTTCGTGCCATTGGCCCGTCTGCTGCATCGACGACGAGTGCGATACCAAGCCACAGCCACATCATTTTATACTCGCCCAGCATCAAGGCACGCGTTGCAAGGATTACCCAAATAACCCCGGTCATCGTAAAGGCATGGACTGCCCAGGCCATCACATAACGTGAGATCGGATATGGACGTTGCACGGTTTCTTTCACTTTTTCTCCGTTGGTTAGTCGACGGTCACCATGTGTTATCCTACCTGAATACTGCACGTAAACAGGTTAATTTTTACGATTTTATTCTAATACGTCCGAAAAATTGTCCGGACAAATATGTCATTGTTCGCGATCGGGTCCTAATAACCGTGTGAG containing:
- a CDS encoding transposase — its product is MVQRLESMLVLGDPHAEVAIAYRIKERLREFYQQTDLGVATTMLAELIQTCLDVAMPPEIQQLGRTLQRWQLQILAYHQTHLSNSITEALNNLIKRIKRIGFGFTNFNNYRIRALLYAGKPNWRLLHNIFV
- a CDS encoding transposase; the protein is MNQKLERTFTAYDPTVILARLVSLKDIRVLAYHRHGSQQEIEIEQVLKRPTCPRCESLARVKERPRVRYIDLPVYGRSMSLLWRKHRWYCPNVACDVGSWTSQDKRIAAQRCQMTTRAAKWATQQVGMGRTISEVAAELGCSWHTVNDAVTMYGQVLLQADRKRLNKTHAIGLDETSFVRIQGHRTSYVTTVCDVEHHQIIDIIPSCNYIDVARYLKDQPNAWKARIRYATLDMSPTYRAVYNVVLPQATQIADHFHVITLANRVLDTVRRRVQNQTLGHRGHKKILYTRFGVY
- a CDS encoding PKD domain-containing protein, which gives rise to MPEGIPIGFGLGNLAELERQRDQICAEDPDNSPSLAEISEAFKDQASAVINGGQLQNQPANVALLLNKETYFSSTAASHSAALNVAGHSISIKLTPTSYHWDFGDGEEQKTASAGGIWPDGQVRHAYQRSGTYQPAVTVTWSAIAQLPSGSWVPVPGIGYTRVLGQELVVNEARAVLTYNSR
- a CDS encoding ISL3 family transposase — encoded protein: MSKKPETIFTSSDPNVIVARLLSLKDVVPVAYHRHGPHQSIEIEQDLNTVVCPRCKVRARVKDRPRVPYIDLPVYGRPMGLIWRKHRWYCPNHQCDMGSWTSQDKRIASRHCRLTTRAAKWATRQVGMGRTISEVAAELGCDWHTINHTVTVYGQALLDADRKRLSQTPAIGLDETSFVRLNKRPTQYVTTLCDVANHQIIDIIPSRNYVEVARFLHRFPTYWKQGISYATLDMSPAYRAVFNVVTPHATQVADHFHVITLANRALDRVRRRVQQQTLGHRGRKTDPLYRIRRQLVYGQEKLTDKTQHRIESLLRLGDPHGEVAIAYRVKERLRNFYAQDNITTAQTMLDQLINHTSQDFMPQEIQQLSRTLKNWYHQILAYHHARLSNSITEAMNNLIKRIKRIGYGFTNFTNYRIRCLLYAGKPNWRLLNTIYP
- a CDS encoding DUF6318 family protein; its protein translation is MYKVNLSSKARFAGVVLSLIVVLGGCSSSSETMDQPMPVDPAHSSAEKDSGYKIPPRPVVEPLVDPELTGDNRNDAIIVARHFVQTYPYMLKTGDVSYWQRYSAPECEFCQEVLASTERRNKSGAWIDGDIAFLEQVNGIVDESQAKYEIQFLVERTGVVQHLSEGDESVTDEKYHVVVSLEKKENWLVTRFQIGRPEGFTGGIG
- a CDS encoding CDP-alcohol phosphatidyltransferase family protein, whose product is MKETVQRPYPISRYVMAWAVHAFTMTGVIWVILATRALMLGEYKMMWLWLGIALVVDAADGPMARKVKITEVIPWFSGVMMDNIVDYMSWTLIPVIFMSQVLPFGGETFGIIAAALAAMSSMFCYANTRMKSTDWYFVGFPAAWNVVSIILWLFGTNMIFNWIVVLTFSILALIPWKWIHPFRVKHLRMLNALAAVIWVASTAIWVGFYPAAPLALTIPWWISGLWLLVVGAIRTWRDRPDPEALAEAQNRSR